The uncultured Cohaesibacter sp. genome window below encodes:
- a CDS encoding heme o synthase gives MTLVDHADHAERKQALSAVATTKALTRADYGADFGGAEVRDYIALLKPRVMSLVIFTALVGLMVAPGHLHPLESLIAILCIAIGGGASGALNMWYDADIDAVMKRTANRPIPAGRITPGEALSFGLTLSVGSVLMLGLLVNWLAGGLLAFTIFFYAVVYTMWLKRRTPQNIVIGGAAGAFPPMIGWAAVTGTVSIESIVLFLIIFMWTPPHFWALALIKSDDYRAAKVPMLPVVAGEAVTRSQILIYSLLLAPIGVLPALLGFAGVTYGALSVALGLLFIGAALRVYALREGGAARKAAGQMFGFSILYLFLLYATLLFERLAGLPALPSLL, from the coding sequence ATGACCCTTGTGGACCATGCGGACCATGCCGAGCGCAAACAGGCCCTTTCGGCCGTTGCCACCACCAAGGCGCTGACCCGAGCCGATTACGGCGCGGATTTCGGCGGCGCGGAGGTGCGCGACTATATCGCCCTGCTCAAGCCGCGGGTGATGTCTCTGGTGATCTTTACCGCCCTCGTTGGCCTGATGGTTGCTCCCGGTCATTTGCACCCTTTGGAAAGCCTCATCGCCATTCTCTGCATCGCCATCGGCGGTGGCGCCTCCGGGGCGCTCAACATGTGGTATGACGCCGACATCGACGCAGTGATGAAGCGCACCGCCAACCGGCCCATTCCGGCAGGACGCATCACGCCGGGTGAAGCCCTCAGCTTCGGCTTGACGTTGTCTGTCGGCTCCGTGCTGATGCTCGGCCTGCTGGTCAACTGGCTGGCCGGCGGGCTCTTGGCCTTCACCATTTTCTTCTATGCGGTGGTCTACACCATGTGGCTGAAGCGCCGCACGCCGCAGAATATCGTTATCGGTGGCGCGGCAGGGGCGTTCCCGCCGATGATCGGCTGGGCGGCCGTTACCGGCACGGTCAGCATAGAGTCCATCGTGCTGTTTCTTATCATCTTCATGTGGACGCCGCCTCATTTCTGGGCGCTGGCCCTCATCAAGAGTGATGACTATCGCGCCGCCAAGGTGCCGATGCTGCCGGTTGTGGCCGGTGAGGCGGTCACCCGCTCGCAGATCCTCATCTATTCGCTGCTACTGGCGCCCATCGGAGTTTTGCCTGCACTGCTCGGTTTCGCCGGTGTCACCTATGGAGCCCTGTCGGTGGCGCTGGGTCTCTTGTTCATCGGGGCAGCCTTGCGGGTCTATGCCCTGCGCGAGGGAGGCGCGGCCAGAAAGGCCGCCGGACAGATGTTCGGCTTCTCCATTCTCTATCTTTTTCTGCTTTATGCGACGCTGCTCTTCGAGCGCCTCGCGGGACTTCCTGCGCTGCCCTCGCTCCTCTGA
- a CDS encoding cytochrome c oxidase assembly protein translates to MSEQNTTEKRETRPADNARANLRLAYGLLGFVGVMVGMAYAAVPLYSLFCQVTGYGGTTRAATAAPAAPIARKMTVRFDANVSGGLSWTFRPETKPVTLKVGETGEAFYKVVNLGQHASAGTATFNVTPQAAGAYFNKLECFCFTEQTVNAGETSHMPVIFFIDPDIDKDPDLRFIDTITLSYTFFPLEKEPADKAAKVGGSPAPTDRTSTRLGGADNG, encoded by the coding sequence ATGAGCGAACAGAACACGACAGAGAAAAGGGAAACCCGCCCGGCCGACAATGCCCGCGCCAACCTGCGTCTGGCCTATGGTCTTCTGGGTTTTGTTGGTGTGATGGTCGGCATGGCCTACGCCGCCGTCCCACTCTATTCGCTCTTCTGTCAGGTGACCGGTTATGGCGGTACGACGCGGGCGGCAACCGCTGCCCCGGCGGCCCCGATTGCCCGCAAGATGACCGTACGTTTTGACGCCAACGTATCCGGCGGGCTCAGCTGGACCTTCCGGCCCGAGACCAAGCCCGTGACTCTCAAGGTGGGCGAGACCGGCGAAGCCTTCTACAAGGTGGTCAACCTGGGCCAGCATGCGTCTGCCGGAACCGCCACCTTCAACGTCACGCCGCAGGCTGCGGGTGCCTATTTCAACAAGCTGGAATGCTTCTGCTTTACCGAACAGACGGTCAATGCGGGCGAGACCAGCCACATGCCGGTGATCTTCTTTATCGATCCCGATATTGACAAGGATCCGGATCTCAGATTCATCGACACCATCACCCTGTCCTACACCTTCTTCCCGCTGGAAAAGGAACCCGCCGACAAGGCGGCCAAGGTGGGCGGTAGCCCCGCACCCACCGACAGGACATCGACGCGCTTGGGAGGAGCAGACAATGGCTGA
- a CDS encoding cytochrome c oxidase subunit 3 produces MAEAHSKNHDYHIIDPSPWPIIASVSAFVMAIGAVTLFHGGTSLILLAGLVGVLYTMLGWWRDVVREAHEGHHTPVVQLHLRYGMILFIASEVMFFVAWFWAFFDASLFADEAKQYLRTEFLGGVWPPKGLEVIDPWHLPLFNTLLLLASGTTVTWAHHALLENDRDGVKKGLALTILLGAVFSAVQVYEYVHAPFAFKESIYGATFFMATGFHGFHVFVGTIFLIVCLIRVYKGHFTPEQHFGFEAAAWYWHFVDVVWLFLFTAIYVWGNFGGTIGH; encoded by the coding sequence ATGGCTGAGGCTCATAGCAAGAACCACGACTATCACATCATCGACCCCAGCCCCTGGCCGATCATCGCCTCGGTGTCTGCCTTTGTCATGGCAATTGGCGCAGTCACGCTGTTCCATGGCGGCACAAGCCTCATTCTGCTGGCGGGCCTTGTCGGCGTCCTCTATACCATGCTTGGCTGGTGGCGCGATGTTGTCAGGGAAGCTCATGAAGGGCACCACACGCCGGTGGTTCAGCTGCATTTGCGATATGGCATGATCCTGTTCATCGCCTCGGAAGTGATGTTCTTCGTGGCCTGGTTCTGGGCTTTCTTCGATGCCAGCCTGTTTGCCGACGAGGCCAAGCAATATCTGCGCACGGAATTTCTTGGCGGTGTCTGGCCTCCCAAGGGGCTGGAAGTCATCGATCCGTGGCACCTGCCGCTGTTCAACACGCTTCTGCTGCTGGCCTCGGGCACCACGGTGACATGGGCGCACCACGCATTGCTGGAGAATGATCGGGACGGGGTCAAGAAAGGGCTGGCGCTGACCATTCTGCTCGGCGCCGTCTTCTCGGCGGTACAGGTCTATGAATATGTTCACGCCCCGTTTGCCTTCAAGGAAAGCATCTACGGTGCCACCTTCTTCATGGCGACCGGCTTCCATGGCTTCCATGTGTTTGTCGGTACCATTTTCCTGATCGTCTGCCTTATCCGGGTCTACAAGGGCCATTTTACGCCAGAGCAGCATTTCGGCTTCGAAGCCGCTGCCTGGTACTGGCACTTTGTTGACGTGGTCTGGCTGTTCCTGTTCACGGCCATCTATGTCTGGGGCAATTTCGGCGGCACCATCGGCCACTAG